One genomic region from Sphingobacteriales bacterium encodes:
- a CDS encoding class I SAM-dependent rRNA methyltransferase: MPDYPQIILKKEKERSVQRFHPWIFSGALYSFDAGLPDGAIVEVYDAKKKYLCTGHFFHGSIAVKILSFVQQPISQDFWNQKIQQAFLLRSSLGLIGNVHTNCFRLVHAEGDNLPGLIIDVYDTTAVIQCHSVGMHHAIQEIRNAIQQTLPFVDTIFDKSRENLPKEYAESVRNSFLLGEHKEITALENDSKFLIDVVTGQKTGFFLDQRDNRNLLAAYCSGKTVLNTYCYSGGFSVYALNHHANKVVSVDVSKTAMELVDKNVALNINSPEIEHVSVCKDVFDYFKTNEENYDIIILDPPAFAKSINKRHNAVQAYKRLNTEGLKKVNKGGFIFTFSCSQVVDKELFYATVMSAAIEAGRNVKILHYLSQPADHPVNIFHPESSYLKGLVLYVD; this comes from the coding sequence ATGCCTGATTATCCCCAAATAATATTAAAGAAAGAAAAAGAACGTTCCGTTCAGCGGTTCCATCCCTGGATATTTTCTGGTGCACTATATTCCTTTGATGCCGGACTGCCGGACGGAGCCATCGTGGAGGTATACGATGCCAAGAAGAAATATCTTTGTACCGGACATTTTTTTCACGGCAGCATTGCCGTGAAAATCCTGTCCTTTGTTCAACAACCGATTAGCCAGGATTTCTGGAATCAGAAGATACAGCAGGCGTTTTTATTAAGGAGTAGCCTCGGGTTGATTGGAAATGTGCATACGAATTGTTTTCGGTTGGTGCATGCAGAAGGAGATAACCTGCCTGGGTTAATCATCGATGTGTATGATACCACCGCCGTTATACAATGTCATTCGGTGGGGATGCACCATGCTATTCAGGAGATAAGAAATGCGATACAGCAGACGCTGCCTTTTGTGGATACAATTTTTGATAAGAGCAGGGAAAATCTGCCTAAGGAATATGCCGAGTCTGTCCGTAATTCCTTTTTACTCGGTGAACATAAAGAAATCACGGCACTAGAAAATGACAGTAAATTTCTGATTGACGTGGTAACCGGACAAAAAACGGGTTTCTTTCTCGACCAGCGGGATAACCGGAATTTGCTGGCGGCATATTGTAGCGGCAAAACCGTGCTTAATACATATTGCTACAGCGGTGGTTTTTCCGTCTATGCCCTTAATCACCATGCTAATAAAGTAGTATCGGTGGATGTTTCCAAAACGGCAATGGAATTGGTCGATAAGAACGTTGCACTTAATATCAACTCTCCTGAAATAGAGCATGTGTCTGTTTGTAAAGATGTATTCGATTATTTTAAAACAAATGAAGAAAACTACGATATCATAATTTTAGACCCGCCTGCTTTTGCCAAATCCATCAATAAGCGTCATAATGCCGTGCAGGCTTATAAACGTCTGAATACGGAAGGGCTTAAAAAAGTAAATAAAGGTGGATTTATATTTACCTTTTCCTGCTCCCAGGTGGTCGATAAGGAGTTGTTTTATGCCACCGTTATGAGTGCCGCCATAGAGGCCGGACGTAATGTGAAGATTTTACACTATCTCTCACAACCGGCTGACCATCCCGTCAATATCTTCCACCCGGAAAGTTCGTACCTGAAAGGGCTGGTATTGTATGTAGATTGA
- a CDS encoding dihydrofolate reductase, with amino-acid sequence MNISIIVAAAENGVIGKDNRLLWKLSSDLKRFKNITTGHFIVMGRKTFESIGNPLPNRTSLIISSNFRSAFENCLVFPTINEAIVYAAKQQQDEIFVVGGGEIYRQTLPLANKIHLTIVHTEIEGDTHFDYDDSNWVVKHKEFVPKDEKNEFDSTYIILQRTFD; translated from the coding sequence ATGAATATTTCCATCATAGTAGCGGCAGCAGAAAACGGAGTCATCGGCAAGGACAACCGGTTGCTTTGGAAGCTGTCCTCCGATTTGAAACGCTTTAAAAATATTACAACCGGCCATTTTATAGTGATGGGCCGGAAAACATTTGAATCCATTGGTAACCCTTTGCCGAACCGTACTTCCTTAATCATTTCCAGTAATTTTAGGAGTGCCTTTGAAAACTGCCTTGTTTTTCCAACCATTAATGAAGCCATTGTTTATGCAGCAAAGCAACAGCAGGATGAAATCTTTGTGGTAGGTGGCGGCGAAATTTACCGTCAGACATTGCCACTGGCGAATAAGATACACCTCACCATTGTGCATACGGAAATCGAAGGAGATACGCATTTTGACTACGACGATTCCAACTGGGTGGTCAAACATAAGGAGTTTGTTCCGAAAGATGAAAAGAATGAATTTGACTCCACTTATATCATCCTCCAAAGAACGTTCGATTAA
- the thyA gene encoding thymidylate synthase: MQQYQQFLQHILDNGTYKSDRTGTGTVSVFGYQMRFNLNDGFPLVTTKKLHLKSIVHELLWFIAGDTNIQYLCKNGCNIWNDWPYAKYQKSVACRGETMKEFAEKIANDDNFAGQFGELGPVYGHQWRHWPDGKGGEIDQLAHLIQNLKNNPDSRRHIISAWNVADIEDMTLPPCHSLFQFYVTPLSSPLKGGQRGVLSCQLYQRSADAFLGVPFNIASYALLTMMIAQVCGFGVGDFVHTFGDAHIYSNHVEQVKTQLSRTPYALPQLKINPEAASIFDFKYEDFELINYQAHPHIKGEVAV, translated from the coding sequence ATGCAACAATACCAGCAGTTTCTACAGCATATTTTAGACAACGGCACTTACAAAAGCGACCGCACCGGCACCGGTACCGTCAGTGTTTTCGGTTATCAGATGCGGTTTAATCTGAACGATGGGTTTCCATTGGTAACCACCAAAAAATTACATCTGAAGTCAATTGTTCATGAGTTGCTTTGGTTTATTGCCGGTGATACAAACATACAGTATTTGTGTAAAAATGGCTGTAATATCTGGAATGACTGGCCCTATGCAAAGTATCAGAAAAGTGTTGCATGTCGGGGGGAAACGATGAAAGAATTTGCAGAAAAAATTGCCAATGATGATAATTTTGCCGGTCAATTTGGAGAACTCGGACCTGTGTATGGCCATCAGTGGCGGCACTGGCCGGATGGCAAAGGAGGTGAAATTGACCAGCTGGCTCATCTGATTCAAAATTTGAAAAACAATCCGGACTCGCGCCGGCATATCATATCGGCCTGGAATGTGGCGGATATCGAAGATATGACGTTGCCGCCTTGTCATTCGCTTTTCCAGTTTTATGTCACCCCCCTTTCTTCCCCCCTTAAGGGGGGACAAAGGGGGGTGTTAAGTTGTCAGTTGTATCAGCGAAGCGCAGATGCCTTTTTAGGAGTACCGTTTAATATCGCCTCTTACGCGTTGTTGACAATGATGATTGCGCAGGTGTGCGGTTTTGGTGTGGGCGATTTTGTGCATACATTTGGCGACGCGCATATTTACAGCAACCATGTCGAACAGGTAAAAACACAGTTGAGTCGTACACCTTATGCATTGCCGCAGCTGAAAATAAATCCGGAGGCTGCATCCATCTTTGATTTTAAATATGAAGATTTTGAACTCATAAATTATCAGGCTCATCCACACATCAAAGGTGAAGTCGCAGTGTAA
- the bamD gene encoding outer membrane protein assembly factor BamD, translating into MFLRKSLILLLITIVLASCSRKYDKIFKGNDLEAKIKEADAQYAKKKYEKAIPLYEQLLTILKGQKSVDEIYYKYANAHFLNGNYELGAFYLRSFYNTYPASEHAEQAAFDEAVCYFKQSPRYSLEQVNTQKAIETFQEFVNKYPKSTKMQQANDKIDELRAKLRKKAYESAYLYFKIGQYNAAAVALGNFLKEYPEYENPERINFLIVKALKKYADGSYKNKQEERLKEEAKAFEAFKAKYPQSKYLPELEKMQASVKKRIIKK; encoded by the coding sequence ATGTTTTTAAGAAAATCACTTATTCTTTTATTGATCACCATCGTTTTAGCTTCCTGCAGCCGTAAGTATGATAAAATATTCAAAGGCAACGACCTGGAGGCTAAAATAAAGGAAGCTGATGCACAGTACGCCAAAAAGAAGTATGAGAAAGCTATTCCATTATATGAACAGTTGTTAACCATCTTAAAGGGCCAGAAGAGTGTGGATGAAATCTATTACAAATACGCCAATGCCCATTTTTTAAACGGCAACTATGAGTTAGGTGCATTTTATCTGCGCAGTTTTTACAACACTTACCCTGCCAGTGAACATGCTGAGCAGGCGGCTTTTGATGAAGCTGTCTGCTATTTCAAACAATCCCCGCGCTATTCATTAGAACAGGTAAATACCCAAAAAGCCATTGAAACCTTCCAGGAATTTGTCAATAAATATCCTAAAAGCACTAAAATGCAGCAGGCAAACGACAAAATTGATGAATTAAGAGCCAAATTGCGTAAAAAAGCCTACGAAAGTGCTTATCTTTACTTCAAGATTGGTCAGTACAATGCCGCTGCTGTTGCTTTAGGCAATTTCCTGAAAGAATATCCGGAATATGAAAATCCGGAGAGAATTAACTTCCTAATTGTCAAAGCATTGAAAAAATACGCGGACGGAAGTTATAAAAACAAGCAGGAGGAACGATTAAAGGAGGAAGCAAAAGCATTCGAAGCATTTAAGGCCAAATATCCGCAAAGTAAATACTTACCGGAACTGGAAAAAATGCAGGCATCCGTCAAAAAACGAATTATTAAAAAGTAG
- the coaBC gene encoding bifunctional phosphopantothenoylcysteine decarboxylase/phosphopantothenate--cysteine ligase CoaBC, which translates to MLNGRKILVAVCGSIAAYKAAYLIRLLIKEGASVRVVMTPSAAQFISPLTLATLSKHECYVDYTNKGKTNWNNHVDLALWADLLVVAPASAGTISKMANGLCDNLLIGVYMSARCPVFIAPAMDEDMWKHVSTKANIQKLQSFGNKVISVNSGELASGLFGEGRMAEPEQIVEQLGNAIRHSYLATPSKLNGKKILITAGPTYEALDPVRFIGNHSSGKMGIALAEAAYNLGAEVYLVLGPSKLNVKEGIKVTRVFSANEMYAACKKQFAASDICIFAAAVADYTPKTVSSRKIKKSDAEFSITLKKNVDIAYEFGKIKKENQLSVGFALETNNELKHAKLKLNRKNFDIVVLNSLNDKGAGFQFNTNKISIVNRNNKITKFELKNKEAVADDILKSIEDLLK; encoded by the coding sequence ATGCTCAACGGCAGAAAAATACTCGTTGCCGTATGCGGAAGCATAGCTGCCTATAAAGCAGCCTATCTCATCAGACTTTTAATAAAGGAAGGCGCCTCCGTTCGTGTGGTGATGACTCCTTCTGCCGCTCAATTTATTTCCCCGCTCACATTAGCCACCCTTTCCAAGCACGAATGCTATGTGGATTACACCAATAAGGGTAAAACCAATTGGAACAACCATGTGGATTTGGCACTTTGGGCAGACCTTCTGGTGGTAGCACCTGCTTCTGCCGGCACCATCTCTAAAATGGCGAATGGGTTATGCGACAACCTGCTGATAGGCGTTTATATGTCGGCACGCTGCCCTGTATTTATAGCTCCTGCGATGGATGAAGATATGTGGAAGCATGTATCTACCAAAGCCAATATTCAAAAACTGCAGTCTTTCGGCAACAAGGTCATTTCGGTGAATTCCGGGGAGCTGGCTAGCGGATTATTTGGCGAAGGCAGAATGGCAGAACCGGAGCAAATCGTTGAACAGCTGGGAAATGCCATCCGTCATTCCTATTTGGCAACTCCTTCCAAACTGAATGGCAAGAAGATATTGATTACAGCCGGGCCCACTTACGAAGCGCTGGACCCGGTTCGTTTTATCGGCAACCATTCCAGCGGAAAAATGGGGATAGCACTGGCGGAAGCCGCCTATAATCTTGGTGCGGAGGTTTACCTCGTCCTGGGCCCGTCAAAACTGAACGTAAAAGAGGGCATAAAAGTCACCCGTGTTTTCTCGGCCAATGAGATGTATGCCGCCTGTAAGAAACAATTTGCCGCTTCCGATATCTGTATCTTTGCGGCGGCTGTCGCTGACTACACCCCTAAAACGGTTTCCAGCCGGAAGATAAAAAAATCAGACGCCGAATTTTCCATTACATTGAAAAAGAATGTGGATATTGCATATGAATTCGGTAAAATCAAAAAAGAGAACCAATTATCTGTCGGCTTCGCATTAGAAACCAACAATGAGCTGAAACATGCCAAATTAAAGTTGAACAGGAAAAATTTTGATATCGTCGTGTTAAATTCCCTGAATGACAAAGGCGCCGGTTTTCAATTTAACACCAACAAGATTTCCATTGTGAATCGTAACAATAAAATCACTAAATTCGAGTTAAAGAACAAAGAAGCGGTAGCGGATGATATTTTGAAATCCATTGAAGACTTATTGAAATGA
- a CDS encoding DUF4835 family protein encodes MTNTKNILSAKLYWSSKHCSLFLFFLITTCFLPLANAQELNCTVAINAPKNQNVDPQVFKNMEAFIREFLNGRKWTNDNYKETERIKCNLIINIGEIPTEGEYKASAIIQSQRPVYNSNYNTMLLNLQDKTFDFNYADLQTLDYNDNGYVTHLTSLLAYYAYLIIGYDYESFSKDGGMPYFQKALTVCNNVPAPEKSKYKGWSQFDAGGIISGVINRFVMVDALLNPRYKEFRSALYSYHRNGLDRMYTDASQGRSAITSCLTLLQPINVDNPSLQPLRNFFIAKNAELINIYSKSDMSERAIASQLLSALDPINSDKYKQIGKK; translated from the coding sequence ATGACAAACACTAAAAACATCTTATCTGCTAAATTGTATTGGAGTTCAAAACACTGTTCTCTATTTCTATTCTTCCTTATCACTACCTGTTTCCTTCCCCTTGCGAATGCACAGGAATTGAATTGCACGGTCGCTATTAACGCCCCTAAGAACCAGAATGTAGATCCGCAAGTATTTAAAAACATGGAGGCATTCATTCGGGAATTTTTAAACGGCAGAAAATGGACGAACGACAACTATAAAGAAACAGAACGCATCAAATGCAATCTTATCATCAATATAGGGGAAATACCTACCGAAGGGGAATATAAAGCAAGTGCCATTATACAGTCTCAACGTCCGGTATACAATTCAAATTACAATACCATGCTCCTGAACCTGCAGGATAAAACCTTTGATTTCAATTATGCGGACCTGCAAACGCTGGATTATAACGACAATGGTTATGTGACCCACTTAACCTCCCTGCTTGCTTACTATGCGTATTTGATCATTGGTTATGACTATGAGTCTTTCAGTAAAGACGGTGGTATGCCCTATTTTCAGAAAGCCCTGACCGTTTGCAACAATGTGCCTGCACCAGAAAAATCCAAATACAAGGGTTGGAGCCAGTTTGATGCCGGTGGCATAATTTCAGGTGTTATCAACAGATTCGTCATGGTAGATGCCCTGCTGAATCCAAGATACAAAGAGTTTAGGTCTGCCTTATATTCCTATCACAGAAACGGGCTGGACAGAATGTACACAGATGCTTCTCAGGGGCGAAGCGCCATCACCTCTTGTCTTACCCTGCTTCAACCCATCAATGTTGACAACCCAAGTCTTCAGCCTTTACGCAATTTCTTTATTGCCAAAAATGCCGAGCTGATTAACATCTATTCGAAAAGCGATATGTCTGAACGGGCAATTGCCAGTCAGCTTTTATCCGCATTAGACCCCATCAACTCCGACAAGTATAAGCAAATAGGCAAGAAATAG
- the recN gene encoding DNA repair protein RecN — translation MLQSLSIKNYAIIEQVDITFDKNLNIITGETGAGKSILLGAMNLILGKRADSSVLRNTEEKCLVEASFLIKGYPLKNYFDENDLEYEDETIIRREINPNGKSRAFINDTPVTLDVLKDLTEKLVDIHAQGETQNLLDKFFFCEILDELSKQTAVVKEYQLAYFSYKHKRQRLHQLQEEQGRLQKEYDFISFQLNELTEANLNEEEYAGIESELGLLQNAEVIKRNLAEAYNLIDGNEFAALSQLLQANKQISQLTGFHDVLLEMHDKLSAITDDLKSISRQITNIADATEYHEERVIELTEKQSTVNKLLQKHHVSEVKELLHIQHELQLKAANYSNSGEEMVRLEKEISQTRKSLLETAQRISKNRSEKIKTVESKVSNLLVDLGMPFGFIVLSQKMPDAEKLNAYGIDEIRLLFSANKGSQPQPLDEVGSGGEKSRLMLAVKSLVAETITLPTLIFDEIDTGISGEVANKVGTILKELGKKHQVISITHLPQVAAKADKHLFVYKNHEKAKTNTEIRTLDSTERLHEIAVMLSGNNPPKEALENAKRLLAD, via the coding sequence GTGCTGCAATCACTTTCCATAAAAAATTACGCCATCATTGAACAGGTTGATATCACGTTTGACAAAAACCTGAACATCATTACCGGCGAAACAGGTGCGGGCAAATCTATCCTGTTAGGTGCCATGAACCTGATATTAGGAAAGCGGGCAGACAGTTCCGTCTTAAGAAATACAGAAGAAAAATGCCTGGTGGAAGCGAGCTTCCTTATCAAAGGTTATCCCCTAAAAAATTACTTTGACGAAAATGACCTGGAGTACGAGGATGAAACCATCATCCGCAGGGAAATAAATCCGAATGGCAAATCACGGGCATTCATCAATGACACGCCTGTAACACTGGATGTATTGAAAGACCTGACTGAAAAACTCGTAGACATTCATGCGCAGGGCGAAACCCAAAACCTGCTCGATAAATTTTTCTTCTGTGAAATACTGGATGAATTAAGCAAACAGACTGCCGTAGTAAAAGAATACCAGTTAGCCTATTTTTCCTATAAACATAAACGGCAACGACTGCACCAGCTGCAGGAAGAACAAGGCAGGCTGCAAAAAGAGTACGATTTCATTTCATTTCAGCTGAACGAACTGACAGAAGCTAATCTGAATGAAGAAGAATATGCAGGCATTGAGAGTGAATTGGGGTTACTGCAAAATGCAGAAGTGATAAAACGCAACCTGGCGGAAGCCTATAACCTGATTGACGGCAATGAATTTGCAGCTTTAAGCCAGTTGCTGCAGGCGAACAAACAAATCAGCCAGCTGACTGGTTTTCACGATGTATTGCTGGAAATGCACGACAAACTTTCCGCCATTACGGATGATTTAAAAAGCATATCACGGCAAATCACGAACATCGCAGATGCTACGGAATACCATGAGGAACGCGTCATCGAACTGACGGAAAAACAGAGTACCGTCAATAAACTCCTACAAAAGCACCATGTGAGCGAAGTAAAGGAATTGCTGCACATCCAACACGAATTACAGCTAAAAGCAGCTAACTATTCCAACTCAGGTGAAGAGATGGTCAGGCTGGAGAAAGAAATCAGTCAAACCCGAAAATCGCTTTTGGAAACGGCTCAACGTATTTCGAAAAACAGGAGTGAGAAAATAAAAACGGTTGAAAGCAAAGTATCCAATCTGCTGGTGGATTTGGGCATGCCGTTCGGATTTATCGTCTTGTCGCAAAAAATGCCGGATGCGGAAAAACTGAACGCCTATGGTATTGACGAAATCCGATTATTGTTCTCTGCCAATAAAGGCTCGCAGCCGCAACCGCTGGATGAAGTGGGCAGCGGCGGAGAAAAATCCAGGCTGATGCTGGCAGTAAAAAGCCTGGTGGCGGAAACCATTACTTTGCCCACCCTGATATTTGATGAAATCGATACGGGTATTTCCGGAGAGGTGGCCAATAAGGTAGGAACGATTTTAAAAGAACTTGGCAAGAAGCATCAGGTGATTTCCATCACCCATTTACCGCAGGTGGCCGCTAAAGCGGACAAGCATCTGTTCGTTTATAAAAACCACGAGAAAGCGAAAACCAATACTGAAATCAGAACGCTGGACAGCACCGAACGCCTCCACGAAATTGCCGTAATGCTCAGTGGCAACAACCCGCCAAAAGAAGCGCTGGAAAATGCGAAACGGTTGCTGGCTGATTAA
- a CDS encoding GMC family oxidoreductase, whose protein sequence is MKNGLSRRNFIRLSALGGMVSALPLNGCIKSNLSANDYHYDAIVIGSGFGGAVAALRLCESGVRTLVLEMGKQYTVQPDSNVFSPNFPANKFSTWLRSTTELPFGPNLPFSGTYVGVLDRMEYPNMHVYRNICLGGGSISNGGVLLEPREDHFSSFMFDQINYGELKQKYFPLVRNMLRASKMPDDLFNSSYYIFAQVAKRHAIQAGFEIIHADSFYDFDIWRREALNQIKKSALNGELLYGNNNGIKNSLERNYLAQATATGNLTIQTLTKANSIRKNGKGLFEMEATQINELGQETAYTILTSNYLFVCAGSIGTSELLVKARDTGTLPDLNEEVGKDWGPNGNSFAMRSQLRESTGNMHCSPPTLSVADYANPIAPLTAMQDIFPLGIDLKTLLMVGQPYSETKGTFVYDAVKNTVQLQWPANGLDQANEAMKQFIDKMNTVNGGVLDRTFIPSGVSKGFTYHPLGGAVLGKASDLFGRVKGYKNLYALDGSMLPGNCALVNPTLTITALAERNMEKIIQEDFN, encoded by the coding sequence ATGAAAAACGGTTTATCCAGAAGAAACTTCATTCGGCTTTCAGCTTTAGGAGGCATGGTATCAGCATTACCTTTAAATGGCTGCATCAAATCAAATCTGTCAGCAAACGATTATCATTATGATGCCATCGTGATCGGTTCGGGATTTGGTGGTGCTGTCGCCGCGCTTAGATTATGCGAATCGGGCGTAAGAACCCTGGTGCTGGAAATGGGCAAACAGTATACGGTCCAGCCGGACAGCAATGTTTTCTCACCCAACTTTCCGGCAAATAAATTTTCTACATGGCTCAGGAGCACCACTGAATTACCTTTTGGGCCCAACCTGCCTTTCAGCGGAACGTACGTAGGTGTTTTAGACAGAATGGAATATCCCAACATGCACGTTTACCGCAATATCTGTCTGGGTGGCGGTTCCATCTCCAATGGAGGTGTTCTGCTCGAACCCAGGGAAGATCATTTCAGTTCGTTCATGTTCGACCAAATCAATTACGGGGAACTGAAACAGAAGTATTTTCCATTGGTTAGAAATATGCTGCGTGCTTCCAAAATGCCCGATGATTTATTCAACTCTTCCTATTATATTTTTGCGCAGGTGGCCAAAAGGCATGCAATTCAGGCAGGCTTTGAAATCATTCATGCCGATTCATTTTATGATTTTGATATCTGGCGAAGAGAGGCCTTAAACCAAATCAAAAAATCAGCCTTGAACGGTGAGTTATTATACGGAAACAACAACGGAATTAAGAATTCACTTGAAAGAAATTATCTGGCACAGGCAACAGCTACCGGCAACCTGACTATCCAAACACTGACCAAAGCAAACAGCATCCGGAAAAACGGAAAGGGCCTGTTCGAGATGGAAGCGACACAAATAAACGAACTGGGCCAGGAGACGGCTTACACGATTTTAACTTCCAACTATTTATTTGTATGTGCAGGAAGCATCGGTACATCTGAATTATTGGTAAAGGCAAGAGACACCGGTACACTGCCGGATTTAAATGAGGAAGTAGGAAAAGACTGGGGCCCTAATGGAAACTCCTTCGCCATGCGCAGTCAGCTGAGGGAATCCACCGGAAATATGCATTGCAGTCCACCAACATTATCCGTTGCAGATTACGCTAACCCAATCGCTCCATTGACCGCCATGCAGGACATTTTTCCGCTTGGAATAGATTTAAAGACCTTGCTGATGGTGGGTCAGCCTTACAGCGAAACCAAAGGTACTTTTGTATACGATGCGGTCAAAAATACGGTTCAGCTGCAATGGCCGGCGAATGGATTGGATCAGGCGAACGAGGCCATGAAACAATTTATCGACAAGATGAATACCGTCAACGGAGGCGTTTTAGACAGGACATTCATTCCGTCCGGTGTTTCCAAAGGATTTACATATCATCCATTGGGTGGCGCTGTTTTAGGAAAAGCTTCTGATTTGTTTGGAAGGGTAAAAGGGTATAAAAATCTTTATGCCCTTGACGGCTCCATGCTCCCCGGCAATTGTGCATTAGTCAATCCGACATTAACCATTACGGCTTTAGCCGAACGGAATATGGAAAAAATAATACAGGAAGATTTTAACTAA
- the smpB gene encoding SsrA-binding protein SmpB, translating to MCRVSKKYELPEIVNRKAKFNYEFIESYKAGMVLTGTEIKSIKEGKVNLGDSFCYFRQGELWIKNLHISEYKNGSYANHEPMRLRKLLLTKKEIGKLEGTIKEKGLTIIPYKIFFNERGLAKIEIALARGKKSFDKRESIKERDSQKEIQRIKKAAHYK from the coding sequence ATTTGCCGCGTGTCTAAGAAATACGAACTGCCGGAAATAGTGAACAGGAAAGCGAAGTTCAATTACGAATTTATCGAATCGTATAAAGCCGGAATGGTGCTGACAGGAACGGAAATAAAATCCATCAAGGAGGGTAAGGTAAATTTAGGCGACAGTTTCTGTTACTTCCGTCAGGGTGAATTATGGATAAAGAACCTCCACATCTCTGAATATAAAAACGGCAGCTATGCGAACCATGAACCGATGCGCCTGCGCAAGTTATTACTGACCAAAAAAGAAATTGGGAAACTGGAAGGTACAATAAAAGAGAAAGGATTGACCATTATTCCTTACAAAATCTTCTTCAATGAAAGAGGCCTGGCAAAGATAGAAATCGCCCTGGCGCGCGGTAAGAAGAGTTTTGACAAACGCGAGTCCATTAAGGAGCGGGATTCTCAAAAAGAGATACAGCGGATAAAGAAGGCAGCCCATTATAAATAA
- a CDS encoding DoxX family protein: protein MKNNIKILDIGTRLIVAAIFGFTAYTKFAGTPEVVYIFQRIGMESAGRYVVAILEVVAIVLLLVPRTAWRGAILGALMMFGAICMHLTMGEINIMGDGGLMFAASIVVLFCCMSILVFHRAELEAELN from the coding sequence ATGAAAAACAATATCAAAATTCTGGACATAGGAACCCGATTGATTGTTGCGGCCATTTTTGGATTTACCGCATATACTAAATTCGCAGGTACGCCGGAAGTAGTATACATTTTTCAGCGTATCGGTATGGAATCTGCAGGACGTTATGTTGTAGCTATCCTGGAGGTCGTTGCCATTGTCTTGTTACTGGTTCCCAGAACCGCATGGAGAGGTGCCATTTTAGGTGCTCTGATGATGTTTGGAGCTATTTGTATGCACCTGACAATGGGGGAAATCAACATTATGGGTGATGGTGGCCTGATGTTCGCCGCTTCCATTGTGGTACTTTTCTGCTGCATGAGTATTTTAGTATTCCACAGGGCGGAATTAGAGGCTGAGTTGAATTAG
- the atpC gene encoding ATP synthase F1 subunit epsilon, with product MQLNILTPEQKVFTGEAESVQLCGTDGKFEILNNHAPMIASIVEGTVKIKTNSGKQEFKLKSGVVEVLKNSVSVLTEGIAE from the coding sequence ATGCAATTAAACATACTGACACCGGAACAAAAGGTATTTACAGGCGAAGCCGAATCTGTGCAGTTGTGTGGTACCGATGGTAAATTTGAAATCCTGAATAATCATGCACCTATGATTGCTTCTATCGTGGAAGGAACGGTAAAGATTAAGACAAACTCCGGCAAACAGGAATTTAAATTAAAAAGCGGTGTTGTAGAAGTTCTGAAAAACAGCGTTTCTGTTCTGACAGAAGGCATAGCAGAATAG